In a genomic window of Salegentibacter salegens:
- a CDS encoding queuosine precursor transporter: MAKLLLKDKLAAQRVYLILAGLFIASLVVSNLIFQKFFSWDFFGIYTFEISVGILPYPVTFLITDIISEIYGKKKANQVVTTGIFASFFSLLIIYTADAVPATEWSPIDNDLFTKVFGATTIAVFASMVAYLLAQYIDIHLFHFWKRLTKGKHLWLRNNFSTFLSQFVDTFSVLFLLCSFNKIEWDLFGALLFSGFLFKVIVAALDTPLLYAAVYAFRKRFKLKQGEELKYN; this comes from the coding sequence TTGGCTAAACTTTTACTGAAAGACAAACTCGCAGCGCAACGTGTATATTTAATACTGGCAGGGCTTTTTATCGCCTCACTGGTTGTTTCAAATCTTATTTTTCAAAAATTCTTTTCGTGGGATTTCTTCGGAATTTACACTTTTGAAATATCTGTAGGCATTTTGCCTTATCCGGTTACTTTTTTGATCACCGATATTATTAGCGAGATCTATGGAAAGAAAAAAGCCAACCAGGTAGTAACTACGGGAATTTTTGCTTCGTTCTTTTCTTTGTTAATTATCTACACCGCAGATGCAGTACCCGCTACAGAATGGTCGCCCATAGATAACGACTTGTTCACAAAGGTTTTTGGAGCCACCACTATTGCCGTTTTCGCTTCTATGGTCGCCTATTTATTAGCGCAATATATAGATATTCACTTATTTCATTTTTGGAAAAGATTGACCAAAGGAAAACATTTATGGCTTCGGAATAACTTTTCTACCTTTCTCTCGCAGTTTGTAGATACGTTTTCGGTCTTGTTTTTGCTCTGTAGTTTTAATAAAATTGAATGGGACTTATTTGGCGCACTTTTATTTAGCGGATTTTTATTTAAAGTAATTGTTGCCGCGCTGGATACTCCCCTGCTCTATGCCGCGGTTTACGCGTTTAGAAAACGCTTTAAGCTGAAGCAAGGCGAAGAATTAAAATATAATTAA
- the folK gene encoding 2-amino-4-hydroxy-6-hydroxymethyldihydropteridine diphosphokinase, which yields MNSPKIVHIALGSNVGNRFELLQNALHKIYLEIGEVQLVSQVYETPAWGFEGNAFLNACIAVSTRFSAEEILRKLLKIEADAGRVRSDAKNYQNRSLDLDILLFENEILETTDLVVPHPAMQNRKFVLLPLADIATKEIHPVFKVSIEKLLKRVEDNSEIKAISERLEVPKKAFNLNKLNYIAVEGNIGAGKTSFSTMVSEDFNAKLILERFKDNPFLPKFYENKERYAFPLEMSFLADRYQQLSDDLAQYDLFKDFVISDYDVFKSLIFAKITLHEDEYALYHKLFHLMYKELVKPDLYIYLYQNTDRLLENIKTRGRDYEQNIQPDYLVEINKSYLNFIKTQTNMKVQIIDISGKDFVNNRADYLAILDEIKKAP from the coding sequence TTGAATTCCCCAAAAATAGTACATATCGCCCTGGGAAGCAATGTGGGTAACCGCTTTGAGCTTCTGCAAAATGCATTGCATAAAATATATTTAGAAATTGGCGAAGTGCAACTGGTTTCGCAGGTTTATGAAACACCTGCCTGGGGTTTTGAGGGAAATGCTTTTTTAAACGCCTGTATTGCTGTTTCTACCAGATTTTCTGCGGAAGAAATTCTTCGGAAATTATTAAAGATTGAAGCTGATGCCGGCCGGGTGCGCTCTGATGCGAAAAATTACCAAAACCGAAGCCTGGATCTGGATATATTACTTTTCGAAAATGAAATTTTAGAAACTACAGATTTGGTAGTGCCGCATCCTGCAATGCAAAACCGAAAATTTGTGTTGCTTCCTTTGGCAGATATCGCTACAAAAGAAATTCATCCCGTTTTTAAAGTTTCTATTGAAAAATTACTTAAGCGGGTGGAGGACAATTCAGAAATAAAAGCGATTTCTGAAAGGCTTGAAGTTCCTAAGAAAGCTTTCAATTTAAATAAACTGAATTATATCGCGGTTGAAGGAAACATCGGTGCCGGGAAAACCAGTTTTTCTACCATGGTTTCCGAAGATTTTAATGCAAAACTCATTTTAGAAAGGTTTAAAGACAATCCGTTTTTGCCAAAATTCTATGAGAACAAAGAGCGGTATGCTTTTCCCTTAGAAATGTCTTTTCTAGCCGATCGCTACCAGCAACTTTCAGACGATTTGGCGCAGTATGATCTTTTTAAGGATTTTGTAATTTCAGATTACGATGTTTTTAAATCGTTGATTTTTGCTAAAATCACGCTGCACGAAGATGAATATGCGCTGTATCACAAGCTTTTTCACTTAATGTATAAGGAACTGGTAAAGCCAGACCTCTACATTTATCTCTACCAAAATACAGATCGATTGCTGGAAAATATCAAGACTCGCGGTCGAGATTACGAGCAAAATATTCAGCCCGATTATTTAGTGGAAATTAATAAAAGCTACCTGAATTTTATAAAGACCCAAACCAATATGAAGGTGCAGATTATAGATATTTCGGGAAAAGATTTTGTGAATAATAGAGCCGATTATCTGGCGATTTTAGATGAAATAAAAAAAGCCCCCTAG
- a CDS encoding RNA methyltransferase: MENRKLKNSELDRKSVEEFKEAEKTPIIVILDNIRSLNNVGSVFRSADAFLIEKIYLCGITAQPPHKDIQKTALGATETVAWEYAENVLDIVEKLQQEKIKVFSIEQAEGAVMLNDFKAQPGEKIAVVFGNEVKGVQQKVVSASDGIIEIPQLGSKHSLNIAVSAGVVLWDLFNKISSGNREQSYMNH, from the coding sequence ATGGAAAACCGAAAATTAAAAAACAGCGAACTGGACCGTAAATCAGTTGAAGAATTCAAGGAAGCTGAAAAAACGCCTATAATTGTGATTTTGGACAATATTAGAAGCCTGAATAATGTGGGTTCGGTTTTTCGTAGCGCCGATGCTTTTTTAATCGAAAAAATTTATCTCTGCGGAATTACCGCACAACCACCTCATAAAGACATCCAAAAAACCGCTTTGGGCGCGACCGAAACTGTAGCCTGGGAATATGCCGAAAACGTGCTGGATATAGTTGAGAAACTTCAACAAGAGAAAATAAAAGTTTTTTCAATCGAACAGGCTGAAGGCGCTGTAATGCTAAACGATTTTAAAGCTCAACCCGGTGAAAAAATCGCAGTGGTTTTTGGAAATGAGGTAAAAGGCGTACAGCAAAAAGTGGTTTCGGCGAGCGATGGCATAATTGAAATCCCGCAGTTGGGCAGTAAACATTCATTGAATATTGCGGTAAGTGCCGGTGTTGTTCTATGGGATCTATTCAATAAAATATCTTCCGGCAATCGCGAACAATCCTATATGAATCATTAA